Proteins co-encoded in one Amaranthus tricolor cultivar Red isolate AtriRed21 chromosome 7, ASM2621246v1, whole genome shotgun sequence genomic window:
- the LOC130818897 gene encoding protein NETWORKED 4A: MAENMSPNVQLDDLSAEDITLSKPQGNLEEPFGVPGSFTDEEYPFLTPEPKLASHEKYDHPSYTSEIFSSFISGSTDMSSKEGSENFPSSSSSDAESATSDQHANSDEDLQPKVINFEFDTNGMEEELHVTNQVDGEVMLEEKKEELYDKLLEKVANYEVELKCTKNKLQSSEEEIARLKNENLTLVEELGISKEKLRICEDNMGKMEHDLRHELEQGQHQFQHQLDLANQSIDQLQTELGSERRLVSELQEMINKTKNDLDDYNREIEKLKLALDDAHKDASNDRTQFQYEISCLNEEKDALELKQKVLEEQINQYESEKIEAGKSHEARETALLDEIKQLKIELSQQSSVVETLNQNLDANNLKYDTLMAQKDEVLAKVQTLVAELNAREIDMLQMEERISKMNTEHRELLSESENTEKLVEELRLKVHDQDQEMEKQRGVIHDYANEKREAIRQLCFSLEYYRNEYHELRQVFTKCKQSAVMAA, translated from the coding sequence CCAAAGCTTGCTTCACATGAAAAATATGATCACCCAAGTTACACCTCAGAGATATTTTCAAGCTTTATTAGTGGAAGTACTGACATGTCTTCTAAAGAAGGCTCTGAAAATTTtccgtcatcatcatcatcagatgCTGAATCTGCAACATCTGACCAGCATGCCAACAGCGATGAAGACCTTCAGCCTAAGGTAATCAACTTCGAGTTCGACACCAATGGAATGGAAGAAGAACTTCACGTAACCAATCAAGTAGATGGAGAAGTTATGcttgaagaaaagaaggaagaaCTCTATGACAAATTGCTTGAAAAAGTGGCTAATTATGAGGTTGAGCTCAAGTGTACGAAGAACAAGCTTCAATCTTCTGAAGAAGAAATTGCAAGGTTGAAGAACGAGAATTTGACTCTAGTTGAAGAGCTTGGGATTTCAAAAGAGAAACTTCGAATTTGTGAGGATAACATGGGCAAAATGGAGCATGATCTTAGACATGAACTTGAACAAGGTCAGCATCAGTTTCAACATCAACTAGATCTGGCCAACCAAAGCATTGATCAATTACAAACTGAGCTGGGTTCGGAAAGGAGGCTGGTTTCTGAGCTCCAAGAGATGATTAACAAGACTAAAAATGATTTAGATGATTATAATCGCGAAATTGAGAAGCTCAAACTTGCCTTAGATGATGCCCATAAAGACGCTTCCAACGACAGGACACAATTCCAGTATGAAATCTCTTGTCTGAATGAAGAAAAAGATGCTTTGGAGCTGAAACAGAAAGTGTTAGAGGAGCAGATAAACCAATATGAAAGTGAAAAGATTGAGGCTGGAAAGTCGCACGAAGCAAGAGAAACTGCTTTGTTAGACGAGATCAAACAGTTAAAGATCGAGTTATCCCAACAAAGTTCTGTTGTCGAGACTCTGAACCAGAACCTTGATGCTAACAATCTGAAGTATGACACTCTTATGGCACAGAAAGATGAAGTGCTTGCTAAAGTGCAGACGCTGGTTGCTGAACTGAATGCTCGAGAGATTGATATGCTGCAAATGGAGGAGCGCATCAGCAAAATGAATACCGAACACAGGGAGCTGTTAAGTGAATCAGAGAACACAGAAAAACTGGTGGAGGAATTGAGATTGAAAGTACATGATCAAGACCAAGAGATGGAGAAGCAAAGAGGTGTTATTCATGATTATGCGAATGAGAAAAGAGAAGCTATTCGACAGCTTTGTTTCTCGTTGGAATACTACAGAAATGAGTACCATGAACTCCGTCAAGTTTTCACCAAGTGCAAGCAGTCTGCAGTTATGGCTGCATAA
- the LOC130818899 gene encoding uncharacterized aarF domain-containing protein kinase At5g05200, chloroplastic encodes MANMAFKSSNYTSYGRIPFFFSPPQLTTTNVSTWSRKLYYHPRRVIVYSQYSQAQDLFTSRLQDRMQNLPRLVEDIIQTSINTGPRGALRLAQGVQAVVGVGSEWLVDVSKWTNSSAGLPSELQLGLLSPFYLRKLFERLGATYIKLGQFIASAPTLFPPEYVEEFQKCFDQAPAIPFEEIKVILNEELKRPIDSVYEYINPTPLASASIAQVHGARLKGSQEDVVIKVLKPGMKDILVADLNFVYIVARIVEFLNPEFSRTSLVGIVKDIRESMLEEVDFSKEAANIEAFRRYIDTMGLSRQATAPKVYYYCSTKRVLTMERFYGVPLTDLDSINSLVPNPETSLITALNVWFGSLLACESFHADVHAGNLWLLRDGRIGFLDFGIVGRISPKTWAAMEVFLQSIATEEYESMASALIEMGAANQNVDANAFARDLEKIFSTIQDLDTEIVVAASRGPSTNATAVSANVLLDERQMNALFLDLVRVSESYGLKFPREFALLLKQLLYFDRYTRLLAPNMNMLQDQRITIVSNRRASSNRGGFQDSMY; translated from the exons TTAACTACTACAAATGTTTCCACTTGGTCTAGGAAACTCTACTATCACCCTCGCCGTGTGATTGTTTATTCACAGTACTCCCAAGCACAAGATCTCTTCACTTCACGTCTCCAAG ACCGAATGCAAAATCTTCCAAGGCTGGTTGAGGACATAATCCAGACATCCATAAATACAGGGCCTCGTGGAGCCTTAAGACTTGCTCAAGGTGTCCAAGCAGTTGTTGGGGTTGGTAGTGAGTGGCTAGTAGATGTCTCAAAG TGGACGAATTCATCAGCTGGGTTACCTTCTGAGCTACAGTTGGGATTGCTTTCTCCCTTCTATCTGAGGAAATTGTTTGAACGACTGGGTGCAACCTATATAAAACTGGGCCAG TTCATAGCATCTGCTCCTACACTATTCCCTCCAGAGTATGTTGAGGAGTTTCAGAAGTGTTTTGATCAAGCCCCTGCAATCCCCTTTGAAGAAATCAAAGTAATCCTGAATGAAGAACTAAAGAGACCAATTGATAGTGTCTACGAATATATTAATCCAACGCCCCTTGCATCAGCATCGATAGCGCAG GTTCATGGTGCAAGACTAAAAGGCTCTCAAGAGGATGTGGTCATAAAGGTTTTGAAACCAGGGATGAAAGATATATTAGTAGCCGATCTAAATTTTGTCTACATTGTAGCTCGCATTGTGGAGTTTTTAAACCCTGAATTCAGCCGCACATCACTG GTTGGTATTGTTAAGGATATTAGAGAATCAATGCTTGAAGAAGTTGACTTCAGTAAGGAGGCTGCAAATATTGAGGCCTTTAGGAGGTACATAGACACTATGGGGCTCAGTAGGCAGGCTACAGCTCCAAAAGTATATTATTACTGTAGCACAAAACGTGTTTTGACAATGGAAAGGTTTTATGGAGTTCCTCTTACAGACCTAGATTCCATAAACTCCCTTGTTCCTAATCCTGAGACAAGTCTGATAACCGCCCTTAATGTCTG GTTTGGCAGTTTGCTTGCATGTGAATCATTTCATGCAGATGTTCATGCTGGCAACCTATGGCTATTACGCGATGGCCGCATTGGATTTCTTGACTTTG GTATTGTTGGACGTATATCTCCAAAGACTTGGGCTGCCATGGAAGTTTTTCTTCAGTCAATAGCAACAGAAGAATATGAATCAATGGCATCAGCCTTGATTGAAATGGGGGCGGCAAACCAAAATGTGGATGCTAATGCCTTCGCAAGAGATCTAGAAAAGATCTTTTCCACAATACAG GATCTAGATACAGAAATTGTCGTTGCAGCATCGCGGGGGCCAAGTACAAATGCAACTGCTGTTTCCGCTAATGTATTACTTGATGAGAGGCAGATGAACGCCCTATTTCTTGACCTG GTACGGGTGAGTGAGTCATATGGACTGAAATTCCCTCGAGAATTTGCCCTTCTATTGAAGCAGCTATTGTACTTTGATCGATACACTCGGTTGCTGGCTCCCAATATGAACATGCTACAAGACCAACGAATCACCATTGTTTCTAATCGAAGAGCTAGCAGCAACAGGGGTGGATTTCAAGATAGTATGTACTGA
- the LOC130818898 gene encoding protein ENHANCED DISEASE RESISTANCE 4-like — protein sequence MVNKKHPQGRLVRCPKCASLLQEPEHVSLYTCAGCDTILQAKNYKGHHRNTALSSLEQNVGRSNGVTYARNGGESSGSSQRSSSSGEHSEGQAPVSDLRNSEQNGTSISSDSNSVSKKSDILENEEDGERGNRFDGNHSKSDQKGSANSVQHTVLSEETSFIDIKEIGEIDDEQSDPKNQVDDYLTVLENVETEQLSLANSVKEDDNGQDEQCDGVSVENPYQHQLGIVIGETSEVEDSHVLENKELQQLTTEEESTEDEDDQHELELKRCVHSGNDASSLSESPAVEYPEEYLASKHNAPEETSKMHLLEEHSHQDQQKQKQVNNGDSAKDVSSCAESPTHFDCENLTEHDSSDQQISGETRNFHLIEKLSHPDTSGKEVKYLDADEPEVAVSGKEQEKGPGSIEQVGYENSAIGDTSSSIEYLEICEPVHSDCQAEHDASDQKLSDEIREMHLQEESLHHIAEIEIHHHDSNELDELENLGNEKHNHSDPVDLVEGIKDQLESVKLSCAGSSLTEATQVLNVDSVFGTEDGLEVCGRDHVTTPSSATDSKASQEMGTPKISEDFHCGNSSLDNADYIVSEVGSVLKERSTRRNSGVPTQDGSSSSLPIDQKVKRGVKEEGPLEGNGNSQRNNACTLNRDSFVRRVPYHRKGSEMTYETGSCSSYALHDEPSSYQMHHHLCRRKFSEAPFLREKEFLPMYYNSETSGEINDRPNYHDFIDRWRRAESWTQSGTLPQMQYSGELFGGRNSYMHRYPDDRIWSAQLPPPGVYYHSGAYMGPSWETRWDPYDSYLTSPPQYLGSDLSCAWGHDTLSISDDLRHKDQVRRRLYLREKRQAVKKQFRPIAGGTPFITCNFCFNILQLPTNFLISRRSRREIHKLKCGACSKVLEFSLENEGSFAPCETIIHRNINFIEKSQANHSRQSSLNSANVRGFVSQNSLSASGRDKRELIHGSLSNRETLEVLYDTEPTAREIPLRVTWKVPSRSKSPLHRLMGYPSLKDLL from the exons ATGGTTAATAAGAAGCATCCACAAGGTCGATTAGTTAGATGTCCGAAATGTGCAAGCCTCCTTCAAGAGCCAGAGCACGTTTCTCTATACACTTGTGCTGGGTGTGATACTATCCTACAAG CTAAAAACTACAAAGGTCATCATAGAAACACAGCTTTGAGCTCACTTGAACAAAATGTCGGTAGGAGTAATGGTGTCACTTATGCTCGTAATGGTGGAGAATCTAGCGGTTCAAGTCAAAGATCAAGCTCTTCTGGTGAACATTCAGAGGGTCAAGCTCCTGTCAGTGATTTAAGGAATTCTGAGCAGAATGGAACTTCCATTTCTTCGGATAGTAACTCTGTGTCGAAGAAGTCTGATATCCTCGAGAATGAGGAGGATGGAGAAAGAGGCAATAGATTTGATGGAAATCATAGTAAGTCTGATCAGAAAGGATCAGCCAATTCTGTCCAACATACTGTGTTGTCGGAGGAGACTAGTTTCATAGATATTAAGGAAATTGGGGAAATAGACGACGAACAATCTGATCCAAAGAATCAAGTTGATGACTATCTTACTGTCCTTGAAAACGTAGAAACTGAGCAACTTTCTTTAGCCAATTCGGTGAAAGAAGATGACAATGGTCAAGATGAACAGTGTGATGGCGTTTCTGTAGAGAATCCCTATCAACATCAGTTAGGAATCGTGATTGGTGAAACATCTGAAGTAGAAGATTCACACGTACTGGAGAACAAAGAATTGCAGCAACTTACTACAGAAGAGGAATCAACCGAAGATGAGGATGATCAACATGAACTAGAGCTGAAACGATGTGTGCACTCTGGCAATGATGCTTCTTCCCTGAGTGAGTCTCCGGCGGTAGAGTATCCTGAAGAATATCTTGCTTCCAAACATAATGCTCCTGAAGAAACCAGCAAGATGCACCTCCTAGAGGAACACTCTCATCAggatcaacaaaaacaaaagcaGGTTAATAATGGTGACTCTGCCAAAGATGTTTCATCGTGTGCCGAGTCTCCTACCCATTTTGACTGTGAAAATCTGACTGAACATGATTCTTCTGATCAACAAATATCTGGTGAGACCAGAAATTTTCATCTCATAGAAAAACTTTCTCATCCGGATACATCAGGAAAAGAGGTCAAGTATCTTGATGCAGATGAACCAGAAGTTGCAGTATCAGGCAAGGAACAAGAAAAAGGTCCGGGTTCAATCGAGCAAGTTGGATATGAAAACTCTGCCATCGGTGATACCTCTTCATCGATTGAGTATCTAGAAATTTGTGAGCCGGTGCATTCTGATTGTCAAGCAGAACATGATGCTTCAGATCAGAAATTGTCTGACGAGATCAGAGAGATGCACCTTCAGGAGGAATCCTTGCATCATATAGCAGAAATTGAGATTCATCACCATGATTCCAATGAACTCGATGAATTAGAGAATTTAGGCAATGAAAAACACAATCATTCTGATCCAGTTGATTTAGTAGAGGGCATTAAGGATCAACTCGAAAGTGTAAAGCTTTCATGTGCTGGTTCATCGTTAACTGAAGCAACTCAGGTCTTGAATGTTGATTCAGTATTTGGGACTGAAGATGGCTTAGAAGTTTGTGGAAGGGATCATGTTACTACTCCTTCAAGTGCTACAGATTCAAAAGCTTCTCAGGAGATGGGTACTCCCAAGATTTCCGAAGACTTTCATTGTGGAAACAGCTCGTTAGATAATGCTGATTATATCGTAAGTGAAGTTGGGAGCGTACTGAAAGAGAGAAGTACTAGAAGGAATTCAGGAGTTCCAACACAAGACGGAAGTTCATCATCATTGCCAATAGACCAGAAGGTGAAACGCGGCGTGAAAGAGGAAGGACCCCTAGAAGGAAATGGAAATTCTCAAAGAAACAATGCGTGTACGCTAAATAGAGATAGCTTCGTGCGTAGGGTTCCATACCACCGAAAAGGTTCTGAAATGACATATGAAACAGGTAGCTGTTCCAGTTATGCCTTGCATGATGAGCCCTCAAGTTATCAGATGCATCATCATCTTTGCAGAAGGAAATTTTCTGAAGCTCCTTTTTTGAGGGAAAAGGAGTTTCTTCCCATGTACTACAACAGCGAAACGTCAGGAGAAATTAATGACAGACCAAATTATCATGATTTCATTGACAGGTGGAGGCGAGCTGAGAGCTGGACGCAAAGTGGGACCCTCCCTCAAATGCAATATTCAGGAGAACTCTTCGGTGGGAGGAACTCATATATGCATCGCTACCCTGATGATCGAATATGGTCTGCCCAACTACCCCCGCCTGGAGTTTATTACCATTCAGGGGCATACATGGGTCCCAGCTGGGAAACTAGGTGGGACCCCTACGACTCATACCTGACAAGCCCACCTCAGTATTTGGGGTCAGACTTGTCCTGCGCTTGGGGTCATGATACACTATCCATCTCTGATGATCTGAGGCATAAAGATCAGGTCAGGAGGAGACTGTACTTGAGGGAGAAACGACAAGCAGTGAAAAAACAGTTCCGTCCCATAGCAGGTGGGACTCCATTCATCACATGCAATTTCTGCTTCAACATTCTACAACTCCCCACAAATTTTCTCATTTCTAGAAGAAGCAGAAGAGAAATCCACAAGCTGAAATGTGGTGCTTGCTCTAAAGTTCTAGAATTTTCCCTCGAAAATGAAGGTTCGTTTGCTCCTTGTGAAACTATCATTCACCGAAATATCAATTTCATTGAGAAATCTCAGGCAAATCACTCTCGTCAGAGTAGCTTAAATTCTGCAAACGTTAGAGGGTTTGTTTCACAAAATTCCTTAAGTGCTTCTGGTCGAGATAAAAGAGAGCTCATCCATGGAAGCTTGAGTAATCGAGAGACATTGGAGGTATTATATGATACTGAACCTACTGCTAGGGAAATACCACTAAGAGTAACCTGGAAAGTTCCTTCTAGGAGTAAGTCGCCTCTTCACAGGCTGATGGGCTACCCTTCGCTCAAAGACTTGTTATAA